One genomic segment of Hordeum vulgare subsp. vulgare chromosome 2H, MorexV3_pseudomolecules_assembly, whole genome shotgun sequence includes these proteins:
- the LOC123431465 gene encoding uncharacterized protein LOC123431465 isoform X2 yields the protein MVDRAAEASQCELAADGVVFWDEALVKTASPQGPQMRCKELRCYNDSPVMCLKKDVNCELEKVALLPKLDAEVSSRAHQDSVPSSSGFDLAVSLDCKAGSEIGQISQHETGMERVPCGSQGGAMLSRERGFWKQAIGDENQFSSMEGCSENGGLPDLGKLDTEKFPQDADGLSSINANHELGRDCFLPNIDEKVSFPVDEALAPSFYQSPMDVIVEDSKSCIQKLTQDSLEGDMLSCEREASFPTEASGNENQHHRMAVSKGQIPSICKDANSASLNACGLFPEIEVLRQQADKEYKVFELPPEIYLAGSSYNPPFLDGLCRSGKESSAVCLGHQDSSGVKSRCQDHLVQELNAYNSFVDKPRSADFVENGNYEESQNQISESLNASKRRNPRRAASSRNYSLVEHDQINQGSSSTCKSKKVESSCSLVESTLIKFPNKTTKVRSGINRPQKLTAWGSLEKLTDGFGQNCEPSTSNSHLICLENCGRSNKRSGKKEQPIVRKARSSRCSKYKFPAFSVTRYAPDELNGEPTFSVMDGTYGSSEGYVGNFPRLAPHALLNVSDDPHKTAQHMSIQTDMHQLDRCLESVTQETCPAYIRGEFAKSIAQPSLNNAGVGFSPDSVLEVASVTCENNTSASHDVKLRGNPSYAAALTESDLHASDLSTSYSGKNHASSSTDFEQQPKTVRGDENTRSEEINQSHAIIGYVGEGKLQGLKRSNEARKTKMLEKQKGRKKDGIKGNNIRDGSSTKISSREASKYRAFSDDPSSLVSSGPLKFSSCFEVVTSATQGISMHEHGWVQGPSVTGKEKTSSLNNVKSPRCKKSGGLRGKKDMVQDPHMKQKTKNKNIADDILIDSGSSILPYQLATDLAASHTNEQSGASVPQPKRAAWACCDDCQKWRCIPSELADVIGENRWTCKDNDDKAFADCSIPQAKTNAEINAELELSDASADEADKDGSNSKASRAPSWTNLRSNAYLHRNRRNQSIDESMVCNCKPPQDGRMGCRDGCLNRMLNIECAKRTCPCEEQCSNQQFQRRNYAKIEWFHSGKKGYGLQLLEEVSEGRFLIEYVGEVLDITTYESRQRDYASKGKKHFYFMALDGGEVIDACTKGNLGRFINHSCSPNCRTEKWMVNGEVCIGIFAMRNIKKGEELTFDYNYVRVSGAAPQKCFCGTAKCRGYIGGDISGSGIITQHDAEAEYFEPMVTCKDAEEMLGNACSHGANPSVVELEHETSIQQEDSNNCPPVTPDSEPHQTSPILFDDSELENSWEMWSPQDAEDPTRTPVHVPRTIDSTLQQLPVYDPQPSEFLPKAPNTMDGPKAPNVMNQSAPSSDLGHNLVVPDFHAKKNNLKDHRDVKSSLCSIDNENTPRVEARLNNLLDRDGGITRRKDSANEYLKLLAFVIPAAHDNTTEERENAATPAERDKAGGTSKSARDLSLILDALLKTKSRSVLLDIINMNGFQMLHNILKQNRDTFLRRPIIRKLLKVLEFLALKGILRAEKINEKAPREKMERFRDSMLKLTWHSDKQVQTMARQFCENWIHPYMDGPVSTSKWHTDSYSTRRRKRKSRWDYQPEYHYKMVGLQVRKVYGEFGLQAGLIRNKSQPVIGSNSTGAEDDVPPGFEPQQGRSVAPGFCHPNLSISYGIPVALVQHLGTPEVEGGGNRGQKWKVAPGVPFSSFPQLQRGSVCPSTSTQMSCNDAMRQNNNSGYRGRGFDRGGRVQRNGRNGARTRYPYDQGRRFPSNHHRSERWQPWPQEQDGGSGSRGRQ from the exons ATGGTGGACAGGGCAGCAGAAGCGAGTCAGTGTGAGCTGGCAGCCGACGGAGTTGTTTTCTGGGATGAAGCGTTGGTAAAGACAGCAAGCCCACAAGGTCCGCAGATGCGTTGCAAGGAGTTGCGCTGTTATAATGACAGCCCTGTCATGTGCTTGAAAAAAGATGTTAACTGTGAGCTGGAAAAGGTCGCCTTGTTGCCAAAACTTGACGCTGAGGTCTCTAGTCGTGCCCACCAAGATTCAGTTCCTTCATCGTCTGGGTTTGACCTTGCTGTTTCTTTGGATTGCAAGGCTGGTAGTGAGATTGGTCAAATATCTCAACACGAAACTGGCATGGAGAGAGTGCCTTGTGGCTCACAGGGAGGAGCAATGCTGTCACGTGAGCGTGGATTTTGGAAGCAGGCTATTGGGGACGAGAATCAGTTTTCCAGTATGGAAGGATGTAGTGAAAATGGGGGCTTGCCAGATTTGGGGAAGCTTGACACTGAGAAATTTCCACAAGATGCTGATGGCCTGAGTTCGATCAATGCTAATCATGAGCTGGGAAGGGATTGTTTTTTGCCAAATATTGATGAAAAGGTGTCCTTCCCCGTTGATGAAGCTTTGGCCCCTTCCTTCTACCAGAGCCCTATGGATGTTATTGTAGAAGATAGCAAGTCATGCATACAGAAATTAACTCAAGATTCACTGGAAGGAGATATGCTTTCATGTGAGCGCGAGGCCAGTTTTCCTACCGAGGCTTCTGGAAACGAGAatcaacatcataggatggcggtGTCAAAGGGTCAGATTCCATCTATTTGTAAAGATGCAAATAGTGCGAGTCTAAATGCTTGTGGTCTTTTCCCTGAAATAGAAGTTCTACGCCAACAGGCTGACAAAGAATACAAGGTCTTTGAACTACCCCCAGAGATATACCTGGCTGGATCTTCCTATAACCCACCTTTCCTAGATGGACTTTGTCGTAGTGGCAAGGAATCATCTGCTGTGTGCctgggtcatcaagattcttcTGGTGTCAAATCGCGTTGTCAAGATCATTTGGTACAAGAGCTCAATGCATATAACTCTTTCGTTGACAAACCTCGCTCTGCTGATTTTGTTGAAAATGGCAACTATGAAGAATCACAAAATCAAATTTCAGAGTCATTAAATGCCTCCAAGCGTAGGAATCCAAGAAGGGCCGCCTCATCAAGAAATTACTCTCTTGTGGAACATGATCAAATAAACCAAGGAAGCAGTAGCACATGCAAATCTAAGAAGGTCGAGAGTTCATGCTCATTAGTTGAAAGCACCTTGATTAAGTTCCCAAACAAAACTACCAAGGTAAGAAGTGGCATCAACAGACCACAGAAATTGACTGCCTGGGGCAGTCTAGAAAAGCTAACAGATGGTTTTGGTCAGAACTGTGAACCTTCTACCTCCAATTCTCATCTGATTTGCCTTGAAAACTGTGGGAGATCAAACAAAAGATCTGGGAAGAAAGAACAGCCAATTGTTCGAAAGGCTCGAAGTTCAAGATGTTCAAAATATAAGTTCCCTGCCTTTTCTGTTACCAGATATGCACCAGATGAATTGAATGGCGAACCTACCTTTTCAGTCATGGATGGTACTTATGGCTCCTCAGAAGGTTACGTAGGAAACTTTCCTAGATTGGCTCCTCATGCATTGCTGAATGTTTCTGATGATCCTCACAAAACTGCGCAACATATGTCTATCCAGACTGACATGCATCAGTTAGACAGGTGCTTGGAGAGTGTTACTCAAGAAACATGCCCTGCGTACATCCGTGGGGAATTCGCTAAATCAATTGCTCAACCTTCTCTCAATAATGCTGGTGTTGGATTTTCGCCCGACTCTGTTTTGGAGGTAGCCTCTGTTACATGTGAAAACAACACTTCTGCAAGCCATGATGTTAAACTGCGTGGAAACCCATCTTATGCTGCTGCATTGACCGAAAGTGATCTTCATGCATCTGATTTATCTACTTCCTACTCTGGAAAAAATCATGCTTCATCATCAACAGATTTTGAGCAGCAGCCCAAAACTGTGAGGGGTGATGAGAACACAAGAAGTGAAGAGATTAATCAGTCCCACGCCATAATTGGTTATGTTGGTGAGGGAAAATTGCAAGGCTTAAAGAGGTCCAATGAAGCGAGGAAAACTAAAATGTTGGAGAAGCAGAAAGGGCGAAAGAAAGATGGAATAAAGGGAAATAACATAAGAGATGGAAGTTCCACCAAAATTTCATCAAGGGAAGCTTCAAAATACAGGGCCTTCTCTGATGATCCATCTTCACTTGTTTCATCGGGACCTTTAAAGTTCAGTTCTTGTTTTGAGGTCGTAACTTCTGCCACACAGGGTATCAGTATGCATGAACATGGCTGGGTGCAGGGTCCGTCTGTAACTGGCAAGGAGAAAACGAGTTCACTTAACAATGTGAAATCACCGAGGTGCAAGAAAAGTGGTGGTCTTAGAGGGAAGAAGGATATGGTGCAGGATCCACATATGAAGCAAAAAACcaagaataaaaatatagcagATGACATTCTCATTGATTCTGGATCATCCATTTTACCTTATCAGCTCGCTACTGATCTGGCAGCATCTCATACGAATGAACAGA GTGGGGCATCTGTACCACAGCCGAAACGTGCTGCATGGGCATGTTGTGATGATTGCCAAAAGTGGCGCTGCATACCATCTGAATTGGCAGATGTCATTGGAGAAAACAGATG GacttgcaaggacaatgatgacaAGGCGTTTGCTGATTGTTCTATACCACAAGCGAAGACAAACGCTGAGATCAATGCTGAGCTTGAACTTTCAGATGCTTCTGCTGATGAAGCTGACAAGGATGGATCAAACTCAAAAG CTTCTAGGGCACCGTCCTGGACAAATCTTAGATCGAACGCATATCTACATCGTAACCGAAGGAATCAATCCATTGATGAG AGCATGGTTTGCAACTGCAAGCCTCCTCAAGATGGCCGAATGGGTTGTAGAGATGGCTGTTTGAACAGAATGCTCAACATTGAATGCGCAAAACGTACATGTCCATGCGAGGAGCAATGTTCTAATCAGCAg TTTCAAAGGCGCAACTATGCAAAAATTGAATGGTTCCATTCTGGTAAGAAGGGCTATGGATTGCAGTTGCTAGAAGAAGTATCTGAAGGGCGGTTCCTTATTGAATATGTTGGCGAG GTCCTTGATATAACGACTTATGAATCCCGTCAAAGAGATTATGCTTCCAAGGGCAAGAAGCATTTCTACTTTATGGCACTAGATGGTGGTGAG GTAATAGATGCCTGCACCAAGGGAAACTTGGGTCGGTTCATCAATCATAGCTGCAGTCCTAATTGCCGCACAGAGAAG TGGATGGTCAATGGAGAGGTTTGCATTGGAATTTTTGCTATGAGGAACATCAAAAAG GGTGAAGAATTAACGTTTGATTACAACTATGTCCGTGTATCTGGTGCTGCTCCTCAAAAAtgcttttgtggcactgccaaatGCCGGGGTTACATTGGTGGAGACATATCAGGGTCTGGTATCATCACCCAACATGATGCAGAAGCAGAGTATTTTGAACCCATGGTCACTTGCAAGGATGCAGAGGAAATGCTAGGAAATGCATGTTCTCATGGTGCAAATCCAAGTGTTGTTGAGCTTGAGCATGAAacctccatccaacaagaagattcAAATAACTGCCCACCTGTAACCCCAGACTCTGAACCTCACCAAACTTCCCCTATCTTGTTTGACGATAGTGAGCTAGAAAATTCCTGGGAAATGTGGAGCCCACAGGATGCTGAAGACCCCACCCGTACACCTGTCCATGTGCCCCGAACAATAGATAGTACTTTGCAGCAGTTACCAGTATATGACCCTCAGCCTTCAGAGTTCTTGCCGAAGGCTCCTAACACAATGGATGGACCAAAGGCTCCAAATGTGATGAACCAGTCAGCACCTAGCTCCGATTTGGGCCACAACCTGGTGGTACCTGATTTCCATGCTAAGAAAAACAATCTAAAAGATCACAGAGATGTAAAATCATCATTGTGTTCTATTGACAATGAAAATACTCCGAGAG TTGAAGCAAGACTGAACAACCTACTGGATCGAGATGGAGGTATTACCAGACGAAAA GATTCAGCAAATGAATATTTGAAGCTTCTTGCATTTGTGATCCCAGCGGCACATGACAATACTACAGAGGAACGGGAAAATGCTGCAACCCCAGCAGAACGTGACAAGGCTGGGGGTACATCTAAAAG TGCAAGGGATCTTTCGTTAATTCTTGATGCACTTCTAAAAACAAAATCACGCTCTGTCCTGTTGGATATCATCAACATGAATG GATTCCAAATGCTTCATAATATATTGAAGCAGAATCGAGACACCTTTCTTCGAAGACCTATAATACGGAAGCTTCTGAAG GTATTGGAGTTTCTAGCTTTGAAGGGAATCCTGAGAGCtgaaaaaataaatgaaaaagccCCACGTGAGAAAATGGAAAG ATTCAGGGACTCGATGCTGAAATTGACCTGGCATAGTGATAAACAG GTTCAAACAATGGCTCGGCAATTCTGTGAGAATTGGATCCATCCTTATATGGATGGACCTGTTTCAACTTCAAAATGGCATACAGATTCATATTCCACTAGAAGAAGAAAGCGCAAGAGCCGTTGGGATTATCAACCAGAATACCACTATAAAATGGTTGGATTACAAGTTCGGAAAGTCTATGGAGAATTTGGTCTTCAGGCTGGCTTGATCAGAAATAAGTCGCAGCCTGTGATTGGAAGCAACTCAACAGGTGCAGAAGATGATGTGCCTCCTGGGTTTGAGCCTCAGCAGGGTCGTTCCGTAGCTCCAGGATTCTGCCACCCTAACTTGAGTATTTCATATGGGATTCCTGTTGCTCTTGTTCAGCACTTGGGAACCCCAGAAGTTGAAGGAGGTGGCAACCGTGGCCAGAAATGGAAAGTCGCACCTGGTGTGCCTTTTAGTTCTTTTCCACAGTTGCAACGGGGGAGTGTTTGTCCTTCTACTTCAACTCAGATGTCCTGTAATGACGCCATGAGACAGAACAACAATTCAGGATATCGAGGAAGAGGTTTCGATAGAGGTGGAAGGGTGCAAAGGAATGGGCGGAATGGGGCAAGAACGAGATATCCATATGATCAAGGAAGAAGATTCCCAAGCAATCATCATAGATCTGAAAGATGGCAGCCCTGGCCCCAGGAGCAGGATGGTGGTTCAGGATCTAGGGGCAGACAATGA
- the LOC123431465 gene encoding uncharacterized protein LOC123431465 isoform X1: MVDRAAEASQCELAADGVVFWDEALVKTASPQGPQMRCKELRCYNDSPVMCLKKDVNCELEKVALLPKLDAEVSSRAHQDSVPSSSGFDLAVSLDCKAGSEIGQISQHETGMERVPCGSQGGAMLSRERGFWKQAIGDENQFSSMEGCSENGGLPDLGKLDTEKFPQDADGLSSINANHELGRDCFLPNIDEKVSFPVDEALAPSFYQSPMDVIVEDSKSCIQKLTQDSLEGDMLSCEREASFPTEASGNENQHHRMAVSKGQIPSICKDANSASLNACGLFPEIEVLRQQADKEYKVFELPPEIYLAGSSYNPPFLDGLCRSGKESSAVCLGHQDSSGVKSRCQDHLVQELNAYNSFVDKPRSADFVENGNYEESQNQISESLNASKRRNPRRAASSRNYSLVEHDQINQGSSSTCKSKKVESSCSLVESTLIKFPNKTTKVRSGINRPQKLTAWGSLEKLTDGFGQNCEPSTSNSHLICLENCGRSNKRSGKKEQPIVRKARSSRCSKYKFPAFSVTRYAPDELNGEPTFSVMDGTYGSSEGYVGNFPRLAPHALLNVSDDPHKTAQHMSIQTDMHQLDRCLESVTQETCPAYIRGEFAKSIAQPSLNNAGVGFSPDSVLEVASVTCENNTSASHDVKLRGNPSYAAALTESDLHASDLSTSYSGKNHASSSTDFEQQPKTVRGDENTRSEEINQSHAIIGYVGEGKLQGLKRSNEARKTKMLEKQKGRKKDGIKGNNIRDGSSTKISSREASKYRAFSDDPSSLVSSGPLKFSSCFEVVTSATQGISMHEHGWVQGPSVTGKEKTSSLNNVKSPRCKKSGGLRGKKDMVQDPHMKQKTKNKNIADDILIDSGSSILPYQLATDLAASHTNEQSYYRSPAIEFTFQNPAAISTELPGNAACSTGGASVPQPKRAAWACCDDCQKWRCIPSELADVIGENRWTCKDNDDKAFADCSIPQAKTNAEINAELELSDASADEADKDGSNSKASRAPSWTNLRSNAYLHRNRRNQSIDESMVCNCKPPQDGRMGCRDGCLNRMLNIECAKRTCPCEEQCSNQQFQRRNYAKIEWFHSGKKGYGLQLLEEVSEGRFLIEYVGEVLDITTYESRQRDYASKGKKHFYFMALDGGEVIDACTKGNLGRFINHSCSPNCRTEKWMVNGEVCIGIFAMRNIKKGEELTFDYNYVRVSGAAPQKCFCGTAKCRGYIGGDISGSGIITQHDAEAEYFEPMVTCKDAEEMLGNACSHGANPSVVELEHETSIQQEDSNNCPPVTPDSEPHQTSPILFDDSELENSWEMWSPQDAEDPTRTPVHVPRTIDSTLQQLPVYDPQPSEFLPKAPNTMDGPKAPNVMNQSAPSSDLGHNLVVPDFHAKKNNLKDHRDVKSSLCSIDNENTPRVEARLNNLLDRDGGITRRKDSANEYLKLLAFVIPAAHDNTTEERENAATPAERDKAGGTSKSARDLSLILDALLKTKSRSVLLDIINMNGFQMLHNILKQNRDTFLRRPIIRKLLKVLEFLALKGILRAEKINEKAPREKMERFRDSMLKLTWHSDKQVQTMARQFCENWIHPYMDGPVSTSKWHTDSYSTRRRKRKSRWDYQPEYHYKMVGLQVRKVYGEFGLQAGLIRNKSQPVIGSNSTGAEDDVPPGFEPQQGRSVAPGFCHPNLSISYGIPVALVQHLGTPEVEGGGNRGQKWKVAPGVPFSSFPQLQRGSVCPSTSTQMSCNDAMRQNNNSGYRGRGFDRGGRVQRNGRNGARTRYPYDQGRRFPSNHHRSERWQPWPQEQDGGSGSRGRQ, translated from the exons ATGGTGGACAGGGCAGCAGAAGCGAGTCAGTGTGAGCTGGCAGCCGACGGAGTTGTTTTCTGGGATGAAGCGTTGGTAAAGACAGCAAGCCCACAAGGTCCGCAGATGCGTTGCAAGGAGTTGCGCTGTTATAATGACAGCCCTGTCATGTGCTTGAAAAAAGATGTTAACTGTGAGCTGGAAAAGGTCGCCTTGTTGCCAAAACTTGACGCTGAGGTCTCTAGTCGTGCCCACCAAGATTCAGTTCCTTCATCGTCTGGGTTTGACCTTGCTGTTTCTTTGGATTGCAAGGCTGGTAGTGAGATTGGTCAAATATCTCAACACGAAACTGGCATGGAGAGAGTGCCTTGTGGCTCACAGGGAGGAGCAATGCTGTCACGTGAGCGTGGATTTTGGAAGCAGGCTATTGGGGACGAGAATCAGTTTTCCAGTATGGAAGGATGTAGTGAAAATGGGGGCTTGCCAGATTTGGGGAAGCTTGACACTGAGAAATTTCCACAAGATGCTGATGGCCTGAGTTCGATCAATGCTAATCATGAGCTGGGAAGGGATTGTTTTTTGCCAAATATTGATGAAAAGGTGTCCTTCCCCGTTGATGAAGCTTTGGCCCCTTCCTTCTACCAGAGCCCTATGGATGTTATTGTAGAAGATAGCAAGTCATGCATACAGAAATTAACTCAAGATTCACTGGAAGGAGATATGCTTTCATGTGAGCGCGAGGCCAGTTTTCCTACCGAGGCTTCTGGAAACGAGAatcaacatcataggatggcggtGTCAAAGGGTCAGATTCCATCTATTTGTAAAGATGCAAATAGTGCGAGTCTAAATGCTTGTGGTCTTTTCCCTGAAATAGAAGTTCTACGCCAACAGGCTGACAAAGAATACAAGGTCTTTGAACTACCCCCAGAGATATACCTGGCTGGATCTTCCTATAACCCACCTTTCCTAGATGGACTTTGTCGTAGTGGCAAGGAATCATCTGCTGTGTGCctgggtcatcaagattcttcTGGTGTCAAATCGCGTTGTCAAGATCATTTGGTACAAGAGCTCAATGCATATAACTCTTTCGTTGACAAACCTCGCTCTGCTGATTTTGTTGAAAATGGCAACTATGAAGAATCACAAAATCAAATTTCAGAGTCATTAAATGCCTCCAAGCGTAGGAATCCAAGAAGGGCCGCCTCATCAAGAAATTACTCTCTTGTGGAACATGATCAAATAAACCAAGGAAGCAGTAGCACATGCAAATCTAAGAAGGTCGAGAGTTCATGCTCATTAGTTGAAAGCACCTTGATTAAGTTCCCAAACAAAACTACCAAGGTAAGAAGTGGCATCAACAGACCACAGAAATTGACTGCCTGGGGCAGTCTAGAAAAGCTAACAGATGGTTTTGGTCAGAACTGTGAACCTTCTACCTCCAATTCTCATCTGATTTGCCTTGAAAACTGTGGGAGATCAAACAAAAGATCTGGGAAGAAAGAACAGCCAATTGTTCGAAAGGCTCGAAGTTCAAGATGTTCAAAATATAAGTTCCCTGCCTTTTCTGTTACCAGATATGCACCAGATGAATTGAATGGCGAACCTACCTTTTCAGTCATGGATGGTACTTATGGCTCCTCAGAAGGTTACGTAGGAAACTTTCCTAGATTGGCTCCTCATGCATTGCTGAATGTTTCTGATGATCCTCACAAAACTGCGCAACATATGTCTATCCAGACTGACATGCATCAGTTAGACAGGTGCTTGGAGAGTGTTACTCAAGAAACATGCCCTGCGTACATCCGTGGGGAATTCGCTAAATCAATTGCTCAACCTTCTCTCAATAATGCTGGTGTTGGATTTTCGCCCGACTCTGTTTTGGAGGTAGCCTCTGTTACATGTGAAAACAACACTTCTGCAAGCCATGATGTTAAACTGCGTGGAAACCCATCTTATGCTGCTGCATTGACCGAAAGTGATCTTCATGCATCTGATTTATCTACTTCCTACTCTGGAAAAAATCATGCTTCATCATCAACAGATTTTGAGCAGCAGCCCAAAACTGTGAGGGGTGATGAGAACACAAGAAGTGAAGAGATTAATCAGTCCCACGCCATAATTGGTTATGTTGGTGAGGGAAAATTGCAAGGCTTAAAGAGGTCCAATGAAGCGAGGAAAACTAAAATGTTGGAGAAGCAGAAAGGGCGAAAGAAAGATGGAATAAAGGGAAATAACATAAGAGATGGAAGTTCCACCAAAATTTCATCAAGGGAAGCTTCAAAATACAGGGCCTTCTCTGATGATCCATCTTCACTTGTTTCATCGGGACCTTTAAAGTTCAGTTCTTGTTTTGAGGTCGTAACTTCTGCCACACAGGGTATCAGTATGCATGAACATGGCTGGGTGCAGGGTCCGTCTGTAACTGGCAAGGAGAAAACGAGTTCACTTAACAATGTGAAATCACCGAGGTGCAAGAAAAGTGGTGGTCTTAGAGGGAAGAAGGATATGGTGCAGGATCCACATATGAAGCAAAAAACcaagaataaaaatatagcagATGACATTCTCATTGATTCTGGATCATCCATTTTACCTTATCAGCTCGCTACTGATCTGGCAGCATCTCATACGAATGAACAGA gTTATTATCGTAGTCCAGCTATTGAATTTACATTCCAGAATCCCGCTGCTATATCTACCGAATTACCTGGAAATGCTGCTTGCTCAACAGGTGGGGCATCTGTACCACAGCCGAAACGTGCTGCATGGGCATGTTGTGATGATTGCCAAAAGTGGCGCTGCATACCATCTGAATTGGCAGATGTCATTGGAGAAAACAGATG GacttgcaaggacaatgatgacaAGGCGTTTGCTGATTGTTCTATACCACAAGCGAAGACAAACGCTGAGATCAATGCTGAGCTTGAACTTTCAGATGCTTCTGCTGATGAAGCTGACAAGGATGGATCAAACTCAAAAG CTTCTAGGGCACCGTCCTGGACAAATCTTAGATCGAACGCATATCTACATCGTAACCGAAGGAATCAATCCATTGATGAG AGCATGGTTTGCAACTGCAAGCCTCCTCAAGATGGCCGAATGGGTTGTAGAGATGGCTGTTTGAACAGAATGCTCAACATTGAATGCGCAAAACGTACATGTCCATGCGAGGAGCAATGTTCTAATCAGCAg TTTCAAAGGCGCAACTATGCAAAAATTGAATGGTTCCATTCTGGTAAGAAGGGCTATGGATTGCAGTTGCTAGAAGAAGTATCTGAAGGGCGGTTCCTTATTGAATATGTTGGCGAG GTCCTTGATATAACGACTTATGAATCCCGTCAAAGAGATTATGCTTCCAAGGGCAAGAAGCATTTCTACTTTATGGCACTAGATGGTGGTGAG GTAATAGATGCCTGCACCAAGGGAAACTTGGGTCGGTTCATCAATCATAGCTGCAGTCCTAATTGCCGCACAGAGAAG TGGATGGTCAATGGAGAGGTTTGCATTGGAATTTTTGCTATGAGGAACATCAAAAAG GGTGAAGAATTAACGTTTGATTACAACTATGTCCGTGTATCTGGTGCTGCTCCTCAAAAAtgcttttgtggcactgccaaatGCCGGGGTTACATTGGTGGAGACATATCAGGGTCTGGTATCATCACCCAACATGATGCAGAAGCAGAGTATTTTGAACCCATGGTCACTTGCAAGGATGCAGAGGAAATGCTAGGAAATGCATGTTCTCATGGTGCAAATCCAAGTGTTGTTGAGCTTGAGCATGAAacctccatccaacaagaagattcAAATAACTGCCCACCTGTAACCCCAGACTCTGAACCTCACCAAACTTCCCCTATCTTGTTTGACGATAGTGAGCTAGAAAATTCCTGGGAAATGTGGAGCCCACAGGATGCTGAAGACCCCACCCGTACACCTGTCCATGTGCCCCGAACAATAGATAGTACTTTGCAGCAGTTACCAGTATATGACCCTCAGCCTTCAGAGTTCTTGCCGAAGGCTCCTAACACAATGGATGGACCAAAGGCTCCAAATGTGATGAACCAGTCAGCACCTAGCTCCGATTTGGGCCACAACCTGGTGGTACCTGATTTCCATGCTAAGAAAAACAATCTAAAAGATCACAGAGATGTAAAATCATCATTGTGTTCTATTGACAATGAAAATACTCCGAGAG TTGAAGCAAGACTGAACAACCTACTGGATCGAGATGGAGGTATTACCAGACGAAAA GATTCAGCAAATGAATATTTGAAGCTTCTTGCATTTGTGATCCCAGCGGCACATGACAATACTACAGAGGAACGGGAAAATGCTGCAACCCCAGCAGAACGTGACAAGGCTGGGGGTACATCTAAAAG TGCAAGGGATCTTTCGTTAATTCTTGATGCACTTCTAAAAACAAAATCACGCTCTGTCCTGTTGGATATCATCAACATGAATG GATTCCAAATGCTTCATAATATATTGAAGCAGAATCGAGACACCTTTCTTCGAAGACCTATAATACGGAAGCTTCTGAAG GTATTGGAGTTTCTAGCTTTGAAGGGAATCCTGAGAGCtgaaaaaataaatgaaaaagccCCACGTGAGAAAATGGAAAG ATTCAGGGACTCGATGCTGAAATTGACCTGGCATAGTGATAAACAG GTTCAAACAATGGCTCGGCAATTCTGTGAGAATTGGATCCATCCTTATATGGATGGACCTGTTTCAACTTCAAAATGGCATACAGATTCATATTCCACTAGAAGAAGAAAGCGCAAGAGCCGTTGGGATTATCAACCAGAATACCACTATAAAATGGTTGGATTACAAGTTCGGAAAGTCTATGGAGAATTTGGTCTTCAGGCTGGCTTGATCAGAAATAAGTCGCAGCCTGTGATTGGAAGCAACTCAACAGGTGCAGAAGATGATGTGCCTCCTGGGTTTGAGCCTCAGCAGGGTCGTTCCGTAGCTCCAGGATTCTGCCACCCTAACTTGAGTATTTCATATGGGATTCCTGTTGCTCTTGTTCAGCACTTGGGAACCCCAGAAGTTGAAGGAGGTGGCAACCGTGGCCAGAAATGGAAAGTCGCACCTGGTGTGCCTTTTAGTTCTTTTCCACAGTTGCAACGGGGGAGTGTTTGTCCTTCTACTTCAACTCAGATGTCCTGTAATGACGCCATGAGACAGAACAACAATTCAGGATATCGAGGAAGAGGTTTCGATAGAGGTGGAAGGGTGCAAAGGAATGGGCGGAATGGGGCAAGAACGAGATATCCATATGATCAAGGAAGAAGATTCCCAAGCAATCATCATAGATCTGAAAGATGGCAGCCCTGGCCCCAGGAGCAGGATGGTGGTTCAGGATCTAGGGGCAGACAATGA